Sequence from the Plasmodium relictum strain SGS1 genome assembly, chromosome: 6 genome:
AGCAAAAGATGGTGTTCACATAATAAATTTGGCTAAAACATATGAAAAGTTACAATTAGCTGCAAGAATAATAGTAGCTATAAGTAACCCAGCTGATGTAGTAGTAGTATCAGCTAGACCATTTGGAAGTAGAGCTGTTTTAAAATTTGCACAATATACAGGTGCCCAAGCAATTGCAGGAAGATGGACTCCAGGTATGTTAACAAATCAAATTATCCAAAAATTTACTGAACCAAGATTATTAATAGTTACAGATCCAAGAACTGATGCTCAACCAGTTAAAGAATCTTCTTATGCAAATATACCAGTCATAGCATTATGTGATTCTGACTCTCCTTTAGAACATGTAGATATAGCTATTCCATGTAATAACAAGGGAAAGGAATCTATTGCACTTATGTATTGGTTATTAGCACAAGAAGTTTTATATCTTA
This genomic interval carries:
- the RPS2 gene encoding 40S ribosomal protein S2, putative, which encodes MSNKKPLSPKEESISKMLICKVHIGTKNLENKMKRYVYTRAKDGVHIINLAKTYEKLQLAARIIVAISNPADVVVVSARPFGSRAVLKFAQYTGAQAIAGRWTPGMLTNQIIQKFTEPRLLIVTDPRTDAQPVKESSYANIPVIALCDSDSPLEHVDIAIPCNNKGKESIALMYWLLAQEVLYLKGTLKRSEPWNVMVDMFLWRDPEQFELKNLANEENAAAAPHLADNQYATEAPYEEWNKKEEWNDNANEEWKNPITADEW